Proteins encoded within one genomic window of Solibaculum mannosilyticum:
- a CDS encoding phenylacetate--CoA ligase family protein, translated as MFWQKDLETMPRPKLEELQLERLRWIVDYCIRNVPFYAKRLGEAGVTAEKIKTLSDIQYIPYTNKTDIRDNYPNGLFAVPMSKIVRIHASSGTTGKPTVVGYTKNDLNNWADQIARLATAVGVTAEDVFQISFGYGLFTGALGLHYGLERIGCAVIPASAGNTQKQLMMLRDMKVTGLVSTPSYALYMSECALEGSEPMSDYHLRIGLFGSEGCTPEMRSQIEKNWGLFATDNYGLSELMGPGVSGECEKRQGLHIAEDHYYPEIIDPITLQPKAPGEQGELVVTTLTKEGFPMLRYRTKDISRLNYEPCACGRTHCRMDKVTGRTDDMLKIRGVNVFPSQVESVLIGMEHIGPHYQLVVRREGFADTLEVKVELINGELLESYSELEKLQRKIHDQLKSILGIETKISLVEPKTLERFQGKAKRILDLRGENSLK; from the coding sequence ATGTTTTGGCAAAAAGACTTGGAAACAATGCCTCGTCCTAAGCTGGAAGAGTTGCAGCTGGAACGGCTGCGTTGGATTGTGGACTACTGTATCCGCAATGTCCCCTTTTACGCAAAACGGCTGGGCGAAGCCGGCGTGACTGCCGAAAAAATAAAAACATTGTCCGATATCCAGTATATCCCCTACACCAATAAAACGGATATTCGGGACAATTATCCAAACGGCCTTTTTGCCGTCCCTATGAGCAAAATCGTCCGTATCCATGCTTCCTCCGGTACCACTGGAAAGCCCACCGTCGTGGGATACACTAAGAACGATCTCAACAATTGGGCCGATCAAATTGCACGATTGGCTACGGCTGTAGGCGTTACTGCCGAGGATGTGTTCCAAATCTCCTTTGGCTATGGATTATTCACCGGTGCTCTGGGTCTTCACTATGGTTTGGAACGCATCGGCTGCGCCGTCATCCCTGCATCGGCCGGCAATACCCAAAAGCAGCTCATGATGCTGCGGGATATGAAGGTTACAGGTTTGGTGTCTACCCCCTCCTATGCTCTTTACATGAGCGAATGCGCATTGGAAGGCAGCGAGCCTATGAGCGATTATCATCTGCGGATCGGCCTTTTTGGTTCGGAAGGATGTACGCCTGAGATGCGCAGTCAAATCGAGAAGAATTGGGGCCTCTTTGCCACGGATAACTATGGCCTCAGCGAACTGATGGGACCTGGTGTATCCGGCGAATGCGAAAAACGGCAAGGGTTACATATTGCAGAGGATCATTATTATCCGGAGATTATCGATCCGATTACCCTCCAGCCGAAGGCTCCTGGCGAACAGGGAGAATTGGTGGTTACCACTTTGACCAAAGAAGGCTTCCCCATGCTGCGGTATCGCACCAAGGATATTTCCCGCCTTAATTACGAGCCTTGTGCATGCGGACGTACTCACTGCCGTATGGATAAGGTGACTGGCCGCACTGACGATATGTTGAAAATCCGCGGTGTTAATGTCTTCCCGTCTCAGGTGGAGAGTGTGCTCATCGGTATGGAACACATCGGTCCCCATTATCAATTGGTGGTGCGTCGGGAAGGCTTTGCCGATACGTTGGAGGTCAAAGTTGAGCTCATCAATGGAGAGCTTTTGGAGAGCTACAGTGAACTTGAAAAATTGCAGCGCAAGATTCACGATCAGCTCAAGAGCATCTTAGGAATCGAAACCAAGATCAGTTTAGTTGAACCCAAGACGTTGGAGCGTTTCCAGGGCAAAGCAAAACGAATCCTTGACCTACGTGGGGAAAACAGTTTAAAATAA
- the tgt gene encoding tRNA guanosine(34) transglycosylase Tgt, with translation MYQLLKKEGAARRGQFDTPHGSVQTPAFMNVATAGAIKGAVSAHDLADLKCQVMLCNTYHLHLRPGDKLVHDFGGLHSFTGWQGPILTDSGGFQVFSLSKLRKIKEEGVHFSSHIDGRKIFMGPEESMQIQSHLGSTIAMAFDECIENPSPYDYVADSCARTVRWLKRCRQEMTRLNGLPDTLNPQQMLFGINQGGTFDDLRVAHMQEIAELDLDGYAIGGLAVGEPAEDMYRIIGAVETFMPVNKPRYLMGVGTPVNILEAVHRGVDLFDCVMPTRNGRHAHVFTWEGIRNLLNEKYQLDHAPIDEHCDCPTCRRYSRAYLRHLFKSGEMLAMRLCVMHNLYFYNTLLERIRAALDEGQFEAFYQTHRLVLDKRI, from the coding sequence ATGTATCAACTCTTAAAAAAAGAGGGCGCGGCACGGCGGGGTCAGTTTGATACACCCCATGGCAGCGTACAAACGCCCGCCTTTATGAATGTGGCTACGGCGGGAGCTATTAAAGGCGCTGTGTCCGCCCATGATTTAGCCGATCTCAAATGCCAAGTGATGCTGTGCAACACCTATCATCTTCATCTCAGGCCAGGGGACAAGCTTGTACATGACTTCGGCGGCCTGCATTCTTTTACCGGATGGCAAGGCCCTATTTTGACCGACAGCGGCGGATTTCAAGTATTTTCTCTCTCCAAGCTGCGCAAGATCAAGGAGGAAGGCGTCCATTTTTCTTCCCATATCGACGGACGTAAAATCTTCATGGGTCCTGAGGAGAGCATGCAGATTCAGTCTCATCTGGGATCCACCATCGCTATGGCCTTCGATGAGTGCATTGAAAACCCTTCGCCATATGATTACGTGGCTGATTCCTGTGCCCGCACAGTGCGTTGGTTAAAACGGTGCCGGCAGGAGATGACACGTCTCAATGGTCTGCCGGATACTTTAAATCCTCAACAGATGTTGTTTGGCATCAATCAAGGCGGCACTTTTGATGATTTACGTGTCGCGCACATGCAGGAGATTGCCGAACTCGATTTAGATGGCTATGCCATCGGCGGCCTGGCGGTAGGGGAACCGGCAGAAGATATGTACCGCATCATCGGCGCAGTGGAAACTTTTATGCCGGTGAATAAACCACGCTATTTAATGGGAGTAGGGACACCAGTCAATATCCTGGAAGCCGTTCATCGCGGTGTAGATCTTTTTGACTGCGTCATGCCCACGAGAAACGGACGTCATGCCCATGTGTTCACTTGGGAAGGCATTCGGAACCTGCTCAACGAAAAATATCAATTGGACCATGCGCCGATCGATGAACACTGCGATTGTCCTACTTGTCGTCGGTACTCCCGAGCGTATCTGCGTCACTTGTTTAAGAGCGGTGAGATGCTGGCTATGCGGCTATGTGTCATGCATAATTTGTATTTTTATAACACATTGCTTGAGCGCATCCGAGCAGCCTTGGATGAAGGGCAGTTTGAAGCATTTTATCAGACCCATCGTCTTGTTTTGGATAAGCGCATCTAA
- a CDS encoding sodium:solute symporter family protein — protein sequence MGNWIIYVVIALYAVLMLATGLVTAKKADSIENFTVGGRNAGAWITALSYGATYFSAVVMIGYAGNSGWNFGFWAVLIGLGNALIGSMLAWFILARRTREVTQRLKISSMPQLFEKRYQSKNMKIFSALIIFVFMIPYSASVYTGLGYLCEQVLHIPYEVCTAIIAIAAAISLVLGGYLATLKADFVQGLIMIVGVIILLVYMTFHAPVNGVEGLTEIWNKMKDSGIAYLDGTQTKNLIALILLTSIGTWGLPQMIHKFYGIKDDGEVKRGTIISTFFALLISGGAYYIGSLSRAFMDSPPLTASGAPDFDAVVPTMLIDSTLQLPTLLLGIVLVLILSASVSTLSGLTLTSASSVSMDLIHGTLAPNMSKKNTLLLTRILCFAFIVFSYVVAVFKIDAIINLMSFSWGAIAGSFLAPYLLSLYWKGMNRAGAWAGMAGGLILCIGLNLIDAIPILMDTGIFKLPNAPINGVIAMAGSMVLSVVFSLVARSFQWKSGAKNDAFYQKTADSQ from the coding sequence ATGGGTAACTGGATCATCTATGTCGTCATTGCGCTGTATGCAGTGCTAATGCTGGCTACAGGACTCGTCACTGCCAAAAAGGCGGACAGCATCGAAAATTTTACGGTAGGCGGCCGTAACGCAGGCGCTTGGATTACGGCGCTTTCTTATGGAGCTACCTATTTTTCCGCCGTGGTTATGATCGGTTACGCCGGTAATTCCGGATGGAATTTCGGATTTTGGGCTGTGCTGATCGGTTTGGGCAACGCTTTGATTGGTTCTATGCTGGCATGGTTTATATTGGCCAGACGTACCCGTGAAGTGACCCAGCGGCTTAAAATCTCCTCTATGCCCCAATTGTTTGAGAAACGGTACCAGTCCAAAAACATGAAGATTTTTTCTGCTCTCATTATTTTTGTCTTCATGATCCCCTATTCGGCTTCGGTTTACACCGGACTCGGCTATCTCTGCGAGCAAGTACTCCACATTCCCTATGAAGTATGTACTGCTATCATTGCCATAGCAGCCGCCATTTCCTTGGTACTGGGTGGATATCTTGCTACACTGAAAGCCGATTTTGTTCAAGGGCTCATCATGATTGTGGGTGTGATTATCCTACTGGTTTATATGACATTCCATGCTCCGGTCAATGGTGTGGAAGGACTGACGGAAATCTGGAACAAAATGAAGGATTCCGGTATCGCCTATTTAGACGGTACACAGACTAAAAATCTCATAGCGCTCATTTTGTTAACATCCATCGGAACCTGGGGTCTGCCGCAGATGATCCATAAATTTTATGGCATTAAAGACGATGGCGAAGTAAAACGTGGTACCATTATTTCCACATTCTTCGCCCTTCTGATCTCCGGCGGCGCTTACTACATCGGCTCTTTGTCCCGCGCTTTTATGGACTCTCCTCCCCTCACCGCCAGCGGTGCTCCGGATTTTGATGCAGTTGTCCCCACGATGCTGATAGATTCCACTTTGCAGCTGCCTACATTGCTTCTGGGGATTGTGCTGGTACTGATTTTGTCGGCTTCGGTGTCCACCCTCTCGGGCCTCACGCTGACATCGGCTTCCTCGGTGTCTATGGACTTGATCCACGGGACACTGGCTCCCAATATGAGCAAAAAAAATACACTGTTGCTCACGCGAATCTTGTGTTTCGCCTTCATTGTATTTTCTTACGTAGTGGCCGTTTTTAAAATCGATGCCATTATCAACCTGATGTCTTTTTCCTGGGGCGCCATTGCCGGCAGCTTCTTAGCGCCGTATCTCCTCTCTCTCTACTGGAAGGGCATGAACCGCGCAGGAGCTTGGGCAGGTATGGCAGGAGGTCTTATCCTTTGCATCGGGCTCAACCTTATCGACGCTATCCCGATCCTAATGGACACCGGTATATTTAAGCTGCCCAATGCTCCTATTAACGGCGTCATCGCAATGGCAGGTTCCATGGTATTGAGCGTGGTATTTAGCCTGGTGGCACGTTCCTTCCAATGGAAGAGTGGGGCAAAAAACGACGCTTTTTATCAGAAAACCGCGGATTCCCAATAA
- the proC gene encoding pyrroline-5-carboxylate reductase codes for MKQHTIGFIGAGNMAGAILNGALQSGIFKGEQICIFDVLEEKCRPFAQKGVVVCGSSIELIKKCDMVVLAVKPQIYPGVLEEIKETVTNQHVLISIAAGISTGYIQSAIGFECKVVRVMPNTPLLLGCGATALSKCACVTDSEFQIVSRLFSACGIVEILPESQMNAIIAVHGSSPAYVYRLAKAVIDGAVQQGIDSQVAAKLFIQTIKGSAMMLEQSGQTPDELIQMVASPGGTTLAALREMDETGFDESIQKAMEACTKRAEELGK; via the coding sequence TTGAAACAACACACCATCGGATTTATCGGCGCCGGCAACATGGCCGGCGCTATCTTAAACGGAGCCTTACAGAGCGGCATCTTTAAAGGCGAACAAATTTGTATTTTTGATGTGTTAGAAGAAAAATGCCGTCCGTTTGCCCAGAAAGGCGTTGTCGTCTGTGGCAGTTCAATTGAACTGATCAAAAAATGCGATATGGTTGTATTAGCCGTCAAACCTCAGATTTATCCCGGAGTCTTAGAGGAGATTAAGGAAACTGTAACCAATCAGCATGTACTAATCAGTATCGCTGCTGGTATCAGTACAGGCTATATCCAGTCAGCCATTGGATTTGAATGCAAGGTCGTGCGGGTTATGCCCAATACACCGCTCCTGCTTGGCTGCGGCGCTACAGCTCTCAGCAAGTGTGCGTGTGTGACGGACAGTGAATTTCAAATTGTTTCACGGCTTTTTTCCGCCTGCGGCATTGTGGAAATTTTGCCCGAAAGCCAAATGAATGCCATCATTGCTGTTCACGGAAGCAGTCCTGCTTATGTGTACCGTTTGGCTAAAGCCGTTATCGACGGAGCAGTGCAACAGGGTATCGATTCCCAAGTGGCTGCTAAACTCTTTATCCAAACCATCAAAGGCAGCGCTATGATGCTGGAGCAATCGGGGCAGACGCCGGATGAATTAATTCAGATGGTGGCTTCTCCGGGAGGAACTACCTTGGCAGCTCTGCGTGAAATGGATGAAACCGGTTTCGATGAGTCGATCCAAAAAGCTATGGAAGCCTGCACAAAGCGGGCCGAAGAATTGGGTAAATAA
- a CDS encoding TIGR04086 family membrane protein: MRTDRVNSDQGRVFSKVRPVLLGLSAGAVVLAVALVAFSALLTAQSSPQAMISPLSIVASILGALVAGLVTARLTGRQGALYGAITGLLLFGVLFAISLVTWHEQFDVQAIIRLAAMILAGALGGILGVNLKKR; this comes from the coding sequence ATGAGAACCGATCGAGTTAATTCCGACCAAGGACGTGTTTTTTCCAAAGTACGTCCGGTGTTGTTGGGCCTTTCAGCTGGGGCGGTGGTTCTGGCGGTGGCCCTCGTCGCTTTTTCCGCATTGCTTACTGCCCAGAGCTCCCCTCAGGCTATGATTTCACCTTTGTCTATTGTGGCATCCATTTTAGGAGCTCTTGTCGCAGGACTTGTGACCGCCCGTTTGACTGGACGTCAAGGAGCTTTGTACGGTGCTATTACAGGACTCCTCCTATTTGGTGTCTTGTTCGCCATCAGCTTGGTCACATGGCATGAACAGTTTGACGTCCAAGCCATCATCCGTTTGGCCGCTATGATTTTAGCAGGCGCATTAGGCGGTATTCTGGGCGTAAACCTAAAAAAACGGTAA
- the yajC gene encoding preprotein translocase subunit YajC — protein sequence MFETQLLETTTTTGNNTMGMILNFGLIAVLLVLMYFVMIRPQRKRQKEEQKMRDELEVGDEIVTIGGIMGKVLSIREDSILIETGADRDKIRIMKWAIQANNSRMPVDTKSSDKKKADEKKSDEKLDKKDDEKK from the coding sequence ATGTTCGAAACTCAATTGCTTGAGACAACCACAACCACTGGCAACAACACAATGGGTATGATTTTAAACTTCGGTTTGATCGCTGTTTTGTTGGTGCTGATGTACTTCGTCATGATCCGTCCTCAGAGGAAGCGTCAAAAGGAAGAGCAGAAGATGCGTGACGAGCTGGAGGTCGGTGATGAGATCGTTACCATCGGTGGTATTATGGGTAAAGTGCTGAGCATCCGTGAGGATTCTATTCTGATTGAGACCGGCGCTGACCGCGATAAGATCCGCATCATGAAGTGGGCCATCCAGGCAAACAATTCCCGGATGCCTGTGGATACCAAGAGCAGCGACAAAAAGAAGGCCGACGAGAAGAAGTCGGATGAAAAGCTGGACAAAAAGGACGACGAAAAGAAATAA
- the iorA gene encoding indolepyruvate ferredoxin oxidoreductase subunit alpha — MKKLMLGNEAVARGLYEAGCRVVSSYPGTPSTEITEFAATYDEMYSEWAPNEKVAMEVAIGASVGGARSFCAMKHVGLNVAADPLYTASYTGVNAGMVIAVADDPGMHSSQNEQDSRHHAIASKVPMLEPSDSAECLEFAKLAYEISEQFDVPCMLRLSTRISHSRSLVETSDRQELELKEYKKDPQKYVMMPAMARGRHVVVEERTKKLMEWAETASINRVEMGDTRIGIITSGASYDYAREALGDKASYLKLGMVNPLPVELIRNFAAQCDTVYVVEELDDIIETHCRKYGISVHGKDTFSLLGEINQSIVAEKILGEKKEYLQLEDVNIPVRPPVMCAGCPHRGLFYALKRKKVYVSGDIGCYTLGASAPLSAIDVCVCMGASISSLHGYNTARGEEQAHKSVAVIGDSTFIHSGITSLIDIAYNKGISKVIVLDNSITGMTGHQQNPTTGYTIKGDPTAAVSLEKLANAVGINRVRVVDPYNLEETMRVIDEELAVDEPSMIISRRPCALLKYVKHNPPLKVDHEKCIGCKSCLSIGCPAISIHNKKAEISQTQCVGCDVCKQLCKFGAIGAGEVQ, encoded by the coding sequence GTGAAAAAATTAATGCTTGGTAACGAAGCGGTGGCTCGTGGATTGTATGAAGCGGGATGCCGGGTCGTATCCAGTTATCCCGGAACTCCCAGTACGGAAATTACCGAATTCGCCGCCACTTACGATGAAATGTACAGTGAATGGGCTCCCAATGAAAAAGTGGCGATGGAAGTGGCGATCGGCGCTTCGGTAGGAGGTGCACGGTCTTTTTGCGCCATGAAGCATGTGGGTCTCAATGTAGCGGCCGATCCGTTGTACACCGCCTCCTACACCGGCGTGAATGCTGGTATGGTCATTGCTGTAGCTGACGATCCTGGTATGCATTCTTCTCAAAATGAGCAGGATTCCCGTCATCACGCGATTGCCTCCAAAGTGCCTATGCTGGAACCGTCGGATTCGGCTGAATGCTTGGAATTTGCAAAGCTCGCTTATGAGATCAGTGAACAGTTTGATGTCCCCTGTATGCTTCGTCTCTCGACCAGAATCTCTCATTCCCGCAGCTTGGTAGAGACATCGGATCGTCAGGAGCTGGAACTGAAGGAATACAAAAAAGATCCCCAGAAATACGTTATGATGCCTGCGATGGCCCGTGGACGTCACGTGGTGGTGGAAGAACGCACTAAAAAGCTCATGGAATGGGCGGAAACAGCATCCATTAACCGGGTTGAGATGGGCGATACTCGCATTGGCATCATTACCTCTGGCGCCTCCTACGATTATGCCAGAGAGGCTTTGGGTGATAAGGCATCCTATTTGAAATTGGGTATGGTAAACCCTTTGCCGGTAGAACTGATCCGCAATTTTGCCGCTCAGTGTGACACGGTGTATGTGGTGGAAGAGCTGGACGACATTATCGAGACCCATTGCCGTAAATACGGTATTTCTGTTCATGGAAAAGATACCTTCTCCCTGCTGGGTGAAATCAATCAGTCCATTGTGGCGGAAAAGATCCTGGGAGAGAAAAAGGAGTATTTACAGCTTGAGGATGTGAATATCCCTGTCCGTCCGCCTGTGATGTGCGCAGGATGTCCCCACCGTGGCCTTTTTTACGCTCTGAAACGGAAGAAGGTCTATGTAAGCGGCGATATCGGCTGCTATACCCTGGGAGCCTCTGCCCCCTTGAGCGCTATTGATGTTTGTGTATGTATGGGTGCATCCATTTCCAGTTTGCATGGTTACAATACCGCACGCGGCGAAGAGCAGGCACATAAATCAGTAGCAGTGATCGGCGACTCTACGTTTATCCATTCCGGTATCACGAGCCTGATTGATATCGCTTATAACAAGGGAATTTCCAAGGTTATTGTACTGGATAACTCTATCACGGGTATGACTGGACATCAGCAAAACCCCACTACCGGTTATACCATCAAAGGAGATCCCACTGCGGCCGTCAGCCTGGAGAAGTTGGCGAATGCTGTGGGAATCAATCGAGTCCGTGTGGTAGACCCCTACAATTTGGAAGAGACTATGCGGGTCATCGATGAGGAACTGGCTGTGGATGAGCCTTCTATGATTATTTCCCGCCGTCCTTGCGCACTTCTCAAGTACGTCAAGCACAATCCGCCTTTGAAGGTGGATCATGAAAAGTGCATCGGATGTAAATCCTGCCTTTCCATCGGATGCCCGGCCATTTCGATTCACAATAAAAAGGCCGAGATTTCCCAGACCCAGTGCGTTGGATGCGACGTATGTAAACAACTCTGCAAATTTGGCGCTATTGGCGCAGGGGAGGTTCAATAA
- a CDS encoding indolepyruvate oxidoreductase subunit beta: protein MGVKSIMIVGVGGQGTLLASKLLGNALLSRGFDVKVSEVHGMSQRGGSVVTYVRWGENEKVYSPVIEKGEADVIVSFEQLEAARWLPYLKKGGKMVVNTQCMDPMPVITGAAKYPEGLLDRLEEAGVDVTAIDALSLAKEAGSEKAVNVVLMGVMARSLDIDYDHWQETIRQTVPAKFTDMNLKAFDLGYQL, encoded by the coding sequence ATGGGTGTAAAGAGTATTATGATTGTAGGCGTGGGAGGCCAGGGAACGCTTTTGGCTAGTAAGCTGCTGGGCAACGCTCTGCTTTCCCGCGGTTTTGACGTCAAAGTCTCAGAGGTTCACGGTATGTCCCAGCGCGGTGGTTCGGTTGTGACTTATGTCCGTTGGGGCGAAAATGAGAAGGTCTACTCCCCTGTTATTGAAAAGGGTGAGGCCGATGTCATCGTCTCTTTTGAGCAGTTGGAAGCAGCGCGGTGGCTTCCTTATTTGAAAAAGGGCGGTAAGATGGTGGTCAATACCCAATGCATGGATCCTATGCCGGTTATCACTGGCGCGGCAAAATATCCGGAAGGCCTTTTGGACCGTCTGGAGGAGGCAGGTGTGGATGTCACAGCAATTGATGCCCTATCCTTGGCCAAGGAAGCCGGTTCAGAAAAAGCCGTCAATGTGGTTCTGATGGGCGTTATGGCCCGTAGCTTGGATATCGACTATGATCATTGGCAGGAGACGATCCGCCAGACTGTTCCGGCTAAGTTTACCGATATGAATCTCAAAGCCTTTGATTTAGGTTATCAATTGTAA
- the scfB gene encoding thioether cross-link-forming SCIFF peptide maturase, with protein MIHQFIQNGYHIALDVNSGAVHVLDELSYRVLEKVEPPMDKQCPSAIVDALKEKYPTEEIQEAYGELYQLYEADMLFSEDDYAAFADKMIVSPIKAMCLHVAHDCNLRCEYCFAAKGDFGGERKLMPLEVGKKAIDFLIERSGSRRNLELDFFGGEPLMNFNVVKQVVAYARSKEKEYNKNFRFTITTNGILLTDDKIEFINREMSNVVLSIDGREEVNDRLRVRVDGSGSYQSILSKFQKLVQTRGDKDYYARGTFTRHNLDFSEDVMHLHDVGFDQVSVEPVVSDPNLPYAITEEDLPKVFDEYDRLALRLLDARKKGEGFNFFHFMLDLDQGPCAIKRLRGCGCGNEYVAVTPEGDIYPCHQFVGMEDWKMGSVLDNSVDMDAKARFAKANIYGKTDCGDCWAKFYCSGGCNANNLQYAGDILKPHKLSCELEKKRLECAIMMKAASLDKGQS; from the coding sequence ATGATACATCAATTTATTCAGAATGGTTACCATATCGCGCTGGATGTCAACAGCGGTGCTGTCCATGTGTTGGATGAGTTATCTTATCGTGTGTTGGAAAAGGTAGAGCCTCCGATGGACAAGCAATGTCCATCGGCCATTGTGGATGCTCTGAAAGAAAAGTATCCCACAGAGGAAATCCAGGAAGCCTACGGAGAACTCTACCAGCTTTATGAAGCTGATATGCTCTTTTCGGAAGATGACTATGCTGCCTTTGCAGATAAGATGATCGTATCTCCCATTAAAGCCATGTGCCTGCATGTGGCTCACGACTGCAACCTTCGCTGTGAATATTGTTTCGCCGCTAAGGGGGACTTTGGTGGAGAGCGTAAATTGATGCCTTTGGAAGTGGGAAAGAAGGCCATTGACTTTTTAATTGAACGTTCCGGTAGTCGGCGCAATCTGGAGCTGGACTTTTTCGGTGGAGAACCGTTGATGAACTTCAACGTGGTCAAGCAGGTAGTGGCCTATGCACGTTCTAAGGAAAAAGAATACAATAAAAACTTCCGTTTTACTATCACCACCAACGGCATCCTTCTGACTGATGATAAAATTGAATTTATCAATCGTGAGATGTCCAACGTAGTTTTATCCATCGATGGCCGGGAAGAGGTCAACGATCGTCTGCGTGTCCGTGTGGACGGAAGTGGAAGCTACCAATCCATTCTCTCCAAGTTCCAGAAGTTGGTTCAGACCAGAGGGGATAAAGATTACTATGCCCGCGGCACCTTTACACGTCATAATCTGGATTTCTCTGAGGATGTTATGCATCTGCATGATGTAGGATTCGATCAAGTCTCGGTGGAACCGGTGGTATCCGACCCCAACCTGCCTTATGCCATTACCGAAGAGGATCTTCCTAAAGTCTTTGACGAATACGATCGGTTGGCCTTGCGTCTTTTGGATGCCCGAAAAAAGGGGGAGGGGTTTAACTTCTTCCATTTCATGTTGGATCTGGATCAAGGCCCTTGTGCCATTAAACGCCTGAGAGGCTGCGGATGCGGGAATGAATATGTGGCTGTTACCCCGGAAGGTGACATCTATCCATGTCACCAGTTTGTCGGCATGGAAGATTGGAAGATGGGCAGTGTCTTAGACAATTCAGTGGATATGGATGCCAAAGCCCGTTTTGCCAAAGCCAATATCTACGGCAAAACCGACTGTGGTGATTGCTGGGCTAAATTTTATTGCAGCGGCGGATGCAATGCAAATAATCTACAGTATGCCGGCGATATTTTAAAGCCTCATAAGTTATCCTGCGAGCTGGAGAAAAAACGTTTGGAATGCGCTATCATGATGAAAGCCGCTTCCTTGGACAAGGGACAAAGCTAA
- a CDS encoding stage II sporulation protein M encodes MGNWKMILMAFLLVVGVIIGTLISRDPSSEQLSQLNGLLGGFVSGRSSQSVWGTFLYSLLSTVPLVLLAFLLGLCAAGAFLIPIIPLFRGLGLGLSLGYLYQTQGLQGIAFSVLIIILPAILSCMAMLLACCESLTYSVMLCGQMLPNSKNVRMWPEFKRYMIRFLAFLALLCIAALVDAIFSASFSRFFTFEGV; translated from the coding sequence ATGGGAAATTGGAAAATGATCCTAATGGCTTTTCTTTTGGTCGTCGGCGTGATTATCGGAACGCTTATTTCTCGTGATCCATCCTCGGAACAGCTGTCCCAACTCAATGGGCTGCTGGGAGGATTCGTCAGCGGACGATCCTCCCAAAGCGTTTGGGGAACCTTCTTGTATTCACTGCTCTCCACTGTTCCATTGGTTCTTTTGGCTTTTTTATTGGGTCTTTGCGCAGCAGGCGCTTTTCTTATCCCGATTATCCCTCTATTTCGAGGCTTGGGGTTGGGATTGTCTTTAGGGTATTTGTATCAGACACAGGGGCTACAAGGTATTGCCTTTTCTGTTCTTATCATTATCTTACCGGCCATTCTCTCCTGTATGGCCATGTTGCTCGCCTGTTGTGAGTCATTAACCTATTCGGTAATGCTGTGCGGGCAAATGCTTCCCAATTCAAAAAATGTACGTATGTGGCCGGAGTTCAAACGATATATGATCCGATTTCTAGCATTTCTCGCTTTACTTTGCATCGCTGCGTTGGTAGATGCTATTTTCTCTGCGTCGTTTTCGCGGTTCTTTACTTTTGAGGGTGTTTAA
- the scfA gene encoding six-cysteine ranthipeptide SCIFF: MKHINTINKANLKASAAKGGCGECQASCQSACKTSCTVANQKCEHAND; encoded by the coding sequence ATGAAACATATCAATACCATCAATAAAGCCAACTTGAAAGCAAGTGCTGCTAAAGGTGGCTGCGGTGAATGCCAGGCTTCCTGCCAGTCGGCTTGCAAGACCTCTTGCACCGTTGCCAACCAGAAATGTGAGCATGCAAACGATTAA